From a single Daphnia pulex isolate KAP4 chromosome 2, ASM2113471v1 genomic region:
- the LOC124188355 gene encoding S-adenosyl-L-methionine-dependent tRNA 4-demethylwyosine synthase TYW1-like yields the protein MKVAHPPLIGSFFLPTLGLAVFSLALGYWISRRKKGNINNDEPNVTEKSSADTVGETDSMSALENMKKKKKKHDCNCGSKETSKFEKQPSQIKIMYGTLMGKSKKFAEILSEHVSEETQVSVVNLKECDSEDIFVGPDTKDTLFIFIVSTYAEGSPPEDAEWFYKWLEDSALDFRVPQTFLADVRFSVFGLGNSLYFENYNVIGRNIDKWLSKIGAERYAPLGLGDENVSESLHGNIEADFDHWCEGILNLLKNPQGTTEKKSGCSKGNDCCSKKGKKKSVNRSQKKKNNIVEETDVTRDSDSESDTNEAVVDLEDLGSFVRVENKVGEDSEEEEEITTVDGEPREMLTPQLRESLTKQGYRLIGTHSGVKLCRWTKAMLRGRGGCYKHTFYGIESHRCMETTPSLACANKCVFCWRHHSNPVGTEWRWKMDSAEFILEGALEQHAKMINQFKGVPGVQPHRLAEGMNPVHCALSLVGEPIMYPEINRFMRMLHEKKISSFMVTNAQFPEAIRQLEPCTQLYVSVDASTKDSLKKIDRPLFKDFWERFLDSLRALSAKGQRTVYRLTLVKAWNVEELESYAELVKLGEPDFIEIKGVTFCGTSKASTLTMENIPWHHEVVTFGEKICSYLDAYGLAAEHEHSNCILLAKRSKFFKDGRWNTWIDYDKFHQLMQDYYLSDGKATFTSEDYMAPTPDWAMFGSPEHGFDPVENRWHRKQPKKDISGC from the exons ATGAAGGTGGCTCATCCACCATTGATTGgcagtttctttcttcctacTTTGGGCCTTGCTGTGTTCTCTTTGGCTCTAGGATATTGGATATCAAGGAGAAAGAAGGGTAACATCAACAACGATGAACCTAATGTCACTGAAAAGTCTTCGGCCGATACAGTTGGTGAGACAGATAGCATGTCAGCCCtagaaaatatgaagaaaaagaagaaaaaacatgatTGCAACTGTGGGAGTAAGGAAACATCTAAATTCGAAAAGCAACCttcacaaatcaaaattatgtATGGAACTCTCATGGGCAAAAGCAAG AAATTTGCTGAAATTCTCTCAGAACATGTGAGTGAAGAAACTCAAGTCTCAGTTGTTAACCTTAAAGAATGTGATTCTGAGGATATCTTTGTTGGTCCT GACACTAAAGACAcacttttcatatttattgttTCCACTTATGCCGAAGGATCGCCTCCAGAAGATGCTGAGTGGTTTTATAAATGGCTTGAAGATTCTGCTCTTGATTTTCGAGTACCACAAACCTTTTTGGCTGATGTTAGGTTTTCAGTATTTGGTCTTGGCAATTccttatattttgaaaattacaaTGTGATTGGCCGCAATATTGACAAGTGGTTGAGTAAGATTGGGGCGGAGCGCTATGCACCCCTCGGGCTAGGAGATGAGAATGTTTCTGAAAGTTTACATGGGAACATAGAAGCCGATTTCGACCATTGGTGTGAAGGAATTctcaatttattaaaaaatcctCAAGGTacaactgaaaagaaaagtggatGCAGTAAAGGAAATGATTGTTgcagtaaaaaaggaaaaaagaaatccgtcAATCGgtcacagaaaaagaaaaataatatagTGGAAGAAACAGACGTTACACGTGATTCTGATTCCGAATCAGATACAAATGAAGCTGTCGTCGATTTAGAAGATCTGGGAAGTTTTGTCCGAGTAGAAAACAAAGTTGGAGAAGACagtgaggaagaagaagagattacAACGGTCGATGGAGAACCACGTGAAATGTTAACTCCTCAACTTCGAGAATCTTTGACAAAACAAGGATATCGCTTGATAGGAACTCACTCAGGCGTGAAATTGTGCCGATGGACTAAA GCTATGTTACGAGGTCGTGGCGGTTGCTACAAACATACTTTTTATGGAATCGAAAg TCATCGGTGTATGGAAACCACGCCTAGTCTTGCGTGTGCCAACAAATGTGTTTTCTGTTGGCGTCATCACTCGAATCCTGTCGGAACCGAATGGCGATGGAAAATGGATTCAGCAGAATTCATATTAGAAGGAGCACTAGAGCAACACGCTAAAATGATTAATCAGTTCAAAG GAGTTCCAGGCGTCCAGCCTCACCGTTTAGCCGAAGGAATGAATCCTGTTCATTGTGCACTCTCTCTTGTTGGTGAACCAATCATGTACCCGGAGATCAACAGATTCATGCGTATGCTTCACGAGAAGAAAATTTCGTCGTTCATGGTGACCAATGCCCAATTTCCCGAGGCTATTCGTCAGTTAGAACCGTGTACCCAACTTTACGTTTCTGTTGATGCATCAACTAAGGATagccttaaaaaaattgatcgGCCGCTGTTCAAAG ATTTCTGGGAGAGATTCCTTGACAGTCTACGTGCCCTTTCAGCCAAAGGGCAAAGGACGGTCTATCGCTTGACTTTAGTTAAAGCCTGGAATGTCGAAGAACTTGAAAGTTATGCCGAACTTGTTAAACTTGGCGAACCTGattttattgaaatcaaaG GTGTAACTTTTTGTGGCACATCCAAAGCTTCGACGCTAACTATGGAAAATATTCCATGGCATCATGAAGTAGTGACGTTTGGTGAAAAAATCTGCTCCTACCTTGATGCATACGGCCTAGCTGCCGAACATGAGCATTCAAACTGTATCCTCTTAGCCAAACGCAGCAAGTTCTTTAAAGATGGCCGTTGGAATACCTGGATTGATTACGACAAGTTTCATCAGCTCATGCAAGATTACTATTTGTCTGATG GAAAAGCAACGTTTACCTCGGAGGATTACATGGCGCCAACTCCAGACTGGGCCATGTTTGGAAGTCCTGAGCATGGATTTGATCCTGTTGAAAATCGCTGGCACCGTAAGCAGCCTAAGAAGGATATTAGCGGCTGCTAA
- the LOC124188354 gene encoding AP-3 complex subunit beta-1-like isoform X1, giving the protein MASGNLGLTYGGQEKTPSLSGETEFAAEAGAPGGLFHADYKRHDDLKQMLDSSKDSLKLEAMKRIIGMIAKGRDASDLFPAVVKNVVSKNIEVKKLVYVYLVRYAEEQQDLALLSISTFQRALKDPNQLIRASALRVLSSIRVPVIVPIMMLAIRDSVSDMSPYVRKTAAHAIPKLYDLDPEQKDELVMVIERLLSDQTTLVVGSAVMAFEQVCPERTDLIHKNFRKLCAVLVDIEEWGQVIIIGMLTRYARTQFTDPNINGTNHSEKDKPFYEESEEDDEKGKQTESLVLDPDHRLLLRNTKPLLQSRNSSVVMGVAQLYHHLAPREDVAIVTRALIRLLRSHREVQTVVLNSIASMSVNRKVQVNVAKKFILCVLTYFFVVLKDMFEPFLKNFFVRSTDATQIKLLKLEILTNLANESNITFILREFQTYISSQDRDLVAATIQAIGRCAAGIKEVTDTCLSGLIALLSNSDELVVAESVVVIKKLLQTHQGSHGDIVGQMARLVNRITVPQARAAILWLVGEHCEKKRVSKMAPDVLRFMARTFANEQDVVKLQILNLAAKLCLSNPKQTKVLCQYVFSLAKYDQNYDIRDRTRFLRHLVFPSTEQALLAKYAKKIFLASKPAPVIESVFKDRDEFQLGSLSHYLNSRVVGYMDLPNFPAVAPDSNVRNVESPRPVIPVTSLRGNSASAPSKGKKKETFYSESSSEDDDVKDESGSSDSKSDSSSEMDSDSAESDSDESSSEEDPDDSVDISQQNIVRLSPSLSPSPPAQRLSRTLVIESSSESEYSSNSSDSDSNDSDKVVKSSRMPPPKSNLDLLLDLDVSDSAPVMASVSGIPLGTLASTPITDSSVQPVSAAYISTRPTELVSSISSGCGLQILYRYTRSINLYSPSMVTIELTLVNTGNEELTEVKITNKNMPVGISMHEFTTLASLPVGATRLVTVGIDFGDSTQNVSCDLVASGRPIKINFRPSVGELIRPVTCTEGVFINEQGKLKGMNEHSFSITNTLELEDMKNISTKIFRTTNMASINSSDPNTLRFAGQTLSSKSLVLVTILVGVNPKLTVSCEKMIIGSMLLAELKEALKN; this is encoded by the exons ATGGCTTCTGGGAATCTTGGACTAACTTATGGAGGGCAAGAAAAAACTCCATCATTGTCCGGCGAAACTGAATTTGCTGCCGAAGCTGGAGCTCCTGGGGGATTGTTTCATGCCGATTACAAACGTCATGACGATTTGAAACAAATGTTAGATAGCAGCAAAGATAGTCTAAAATTGGAAGcaatgaaaagaataattggg ATGATAGCCAAAGGAAGAGATGCTTCTGATTTATTTCCTGCTGTTGTGAAAAATGTGGTTTCTAAAAATATCGAAGTAAAGAAGCTGGTATATGTTTATCTGGTTCGTTATGCTGAAGAACAACAAGATCTGGCACTCCTTTCCATATCCACATTTCAAAGGGCTCTAAAG GATCCAAATCAGCTTATAAGAGCTAGTGCACTCCGAGTTCTTTCTAGCATTAGGGTTCCAGTCATTGTTCCAATCATGATGCTGGCTATTAGAGATTCTGTTAGTGACATGTCACCATATGTCAGAAAAACAGCAGCTCATGCTATACCAAAACTCTATGATCTTGATCCTGAACAAAAGGATGAGCTTGTTATGGTGATTGAGAGACTCCTCTCAGATCAAACAACACTTGTTGTTGGATCAGCAGTCATGGCATTTGAACAG GTATGTCCTGAACGCACGGATCTAATACACAAGAATTTTAGAAAACTTTG tgctGTTTTGGTGGATATTGAAGAATGGGGacaggttattattattggcatGCTTACCCGGTACGCGCGGACTCAATTTACGGACCCCAATATTAACGGTACTAATCATTCCGAAAAAGACAAACCATTTTACGAAGAAagcgaagaagatgacgagaaaggaaaacaaacggAATCGTTGGTGTTAGACCCAGATCATCGACTGCTTTTGCGAAACACGAAACCCTTGCTCCAGAGCAGAAACTCATCG GTTGTTATGGGTGTCGCCCAATTGTATCATCATTTGGCTCCTAGAGAAGATGTAGCCATAGTGACCAGGGCTTTAATACGCCTGCTGCGTTCACATCGTGAGGTTCAGACCGTCGTACTGAACTCAATTGCATCCATGTCAGTCAACCGAAAGGTACAAGTGAatgttgcaaaaaaatttattttgtgtgtgttaacttattttttcgtcGTGTTGAAGGACATGTTTGAAccttttctgaaaaatttcttcgttagAAGCACCGATGCTACGCAAATCAAACTACTTAAATTGGAGATTTTGACTAATTTAGCAAACGAGTCAAACATTACTTTTATTCTCCGAGAGTTTCAGACTTATATTTCAAGTCAAGATAGAGATCTTGTTGCTGCTACTATTCAAGCCATCGGACG TTGTGCAGCTGGAATCAAAGAAGTAACCGACACATGCCTAAGTGGGCTTATCGCTTTGTTGTCGAATTCAGATG AATTGGTCGTTGCAGAGAGCGTTGTGGTCATTAAAAAACTGTTACAGACACACCAAGGCTCACACGGAGACATTGTCGGTCAAATGGCCCGACTTGTTAATAGAATAACTGTGCCCCAAGCTAGGGCAGCTATTCTATGGCTCGTAGGCGAACACTGCGAAAAGAAACGTGTGTCCAAAATGGCTCCCGATGTACTTCGTTTCATGGCACGGACTTTTGCAAATGAG CAAGATGTGGTGAAACTCCAGATTCTGAATTTAGCCGCCAAATTGTGCCTGTCAAATCCAAAACAAACCAAAGTTCTTTGTCAATACGTCTTCag TCTAGCAAAATATGACCAAAATTATGATATTCGAGACCGCACAAGGTTTCTTCGTCATCTTGTCTTCCCTTCAACTGAACAGGCGCTTCTTGCTAAATatgccaaaaaaatatttttggccTCAAAGCCGGCTCCTGTAATCGAGTCCGTATTCAAAG aTCGAGATGAATTTCAGTTGGGCTCTCTGTCTCACTACCTCAACAGCCGAGTTGTTGGATACATGGATCTACCAAATTTCCCTGCCGTTGCTCCTGATTCTAATGTTCGAAATGTTGAATCTCCCAGACCCGTCATTCCAGTTACCAG TTTGCGAGGAAATTCTGCATCAGCTCCTtccaaaggaaagaaaaaggaaacgttTTACTCGGAGAGTTCTTCAGAAGACGACGATGTGAAAGATGAATCTGGAAGCTCAGATTCAAAATCAGATTCTTCCTCTGAAATGGATTCGGATTCTGCAGAGAGTGATTCGGACGAATCCTCTAGCGAAGAAGATCCCGATGATTCTGTCGATATTTCCCAACAAAATATCGTACGGCTTTCACCATCTCTTTCTCCATCGCCTCCTGCTCAACGGTTGAGCCGTACACTCGTGATTGAATCTAGTTCGGAATCAGAGTACTCTTCGAACAGTTCCGATTCAGATTCCAATGACTCGGATAAAGTCGTAAAATCATCACGAATGCCACCACCCAAGTCGAATTTGGATTTACTCCTCGATTTAGATG TCTCAGATTCAGCTCCAGTTATGGCTTCTGTTTCTGGAATTCCGCTTGGAACCTTAGCGAGCACACCAATTACGGACTCTAGCGTTCAACCAGTTTCTGCTGCGTACATTTCCACCAGACCAACGGAAttag TCTCCAGCATTTCAAGTGGTTGcggtttacaaattttataTCGTTACACACGCTCCATCAATTTGTACTCACCTTCCATGGTTACCATCGAGCTTACCTTAGTGAACACTGGCAACGAGGAGTTAACGGAAGTAAAAATAACTAACAAA AATATGCCTGTTGGTATTTCCATGCATGAATTTACGACTTTGGCGTCCCTTCCGGTCGGTGCCACGAGACTTGTTACAGTTGGCATAGACTTTGGCGATTCAACTCAAAATGTCAGCTGTGATTTGGTAGCTAGCGGAAGACctatcaaaatcaattttagacCTTCTGTTGGTGAACTGATTCGTCCTGTTACGTGCACTGAAGGTGTTTTTATCAATGAACAAG GAAAACTCAAAGGGATGAATGAGCACAGCTTTTCAATTACCAACACATTGGAATTAGAAGATATGAAGAACATCTCAACTAAAATATTTCGCACGACTAATATGGCTTCCATAAATTCCAGCGATCCAAACACTTTAAG ATTCGCCGGACAAACGCTGTCATCCAAATCATTGGTTTTAGTCACAATCTTGGTTGGGGTCAATCCCAAATTGACTGTTTCTTGCGAGAAGATGATCATTGGGTCCATGCTTTTAGCTGAACTCAAGGAAGCgcttaaaaattga
- the LOC124188354 gene encoding AP-3 complex subunit beta-1-like isoform X2: protein MASGNLGLTYGGQEKTPSLSGETEFAAEAGAPGGLFHADYKRHDDLKQMLDSSKDSLKLEAMKRIIGMIAKGRDASDLFPAVVKNVVSKNIEVKKLVYVYLVRYAEEQQDLALLSISTFQRALKDPNQLIRASALRVLSSIRVPVIVPIMMLAIRDSVSDMSPYVRKTAAHAIPKLYDLDPEQKDELVMVIERLLSDQTTLVVGSAVMAFEQVCPERTDLIHKNFRKLCAVLVDIEEWGQVIIIGMLTRYARTQFTDPNINGTNHSEKDKPFYEESEEDDEKGKQTESLVLDPDHRLLLRNTKPLLQSRNSSVVMGVAQLYHHLAPREDVAIVTRALIRLLRSHREVQTVVLNSIASMSVNRKDMFEPFLKNFFVRSTDATQIKLLKLEILTNLANESNITFILREFQTYISSQDRDLVAATIQAIGRCAAGIKEVTDTCLSGLIALLSNSDELVVAESVVVIKKLLQTHQGSHGDIVGQMARLVNRITVPQARAAILWLVGEHCEKKRVSKMAPDVLRFMARTFANEQDVVKLQILNLAAKLCLSNPKQTKVLCQYVFSLAKYDQNYDIRDRTRFLRHLVFPSTEQALLAKYAKKIFLASKPAPVIESVFKDRDEFQLGSLSHYLNSRVVGYMDLPNFPAVAPDSNVRNVESPRPVIPVTSLRGNSASAPSKGKKKETFYSESSSEDDDVKDESGSSDSKSDSSSEMDSDSAESDSDESSSEEDPDDSVDISQQNIVRLSPSLSPSPPAQRLSRTLVIESSSESEYSSNSSDSDSNDSDKVVKSSRMPPPKSNLDLLLDLDVSDSAPVMASVSGIPLGTLASTPITDSSVQPVSAAYISTRPTELVSSISSGCGLQILYRYTRSINLYSPSMVTIELTLVNTGNEELTEVKITNKNMPVGISMHEFTTLASLPVGATRLVTVGIDFGDSTQNVSCDLVASGRPIKINFRPSVGELIRPVTCTEGVFINEQGKLKGMNEHSFSITNTLELEDMKNISTKIFRTTNMASINSSDPNTLRFAGQTLSSKSLVLVTILVGVNPKLTVSCEKMIIGSMLLAELKEALKN from the exons ATGGCTTCTGGGAATCTTGGACTAACTTATGGAGGGCAAGAAAAAACTCCATCATTGTCCGGCGAAACTGAATTTGCTGCCGAAGCTGGAGCTCCTGGGGGATTGTTTCATGCCGATTACAAACGTCATGACGATTTGAAACAAATGTTAGATAGCAGCAAAGATAGTCTAAAATTGGAAGcaatgaaaagaataattggg ATGATAGCCAAAGGAAGAGATGCTTCTGATTTATTTCCTGCTGTTGTGAAAAATGTGGTTTCTAAAAATATCGAAGTAAAGAAGCTGGTATATGTTTATCTGGTTCGTTATGCTGAAGAACAACAAGATCTGGCACTCCTTTCCATATCCACATTTCAAAGGGCTCTAAAG GATCCAAATCAGCTTATAAGAGCTAGTGCACTCCGAGTTCTTTCTAGCATTAGGGTTCCAGTCATTGTTCCAATCATGATGCTGGCTATTAGAGATTCTGTTAGTGACATGTCACCATATGTCAGAAAAACAGCAGCTCATGCTATACCAAAACTCTATGATCTTGATCCTGAACAAAAGGATGAGCTTGTTATGGTGATTGAGAGACTCCTCTCAGATCAAACAACACTTGTTGTTGGATCAGCAGTCATGGCATTTGAACAG GTATGTCCTGAACGCACGGATCTAATACACAAGAATTTTAGAAAACTTTG tgctGTTTTGGTGGATATTGAAGAATGGGGacaggttattattattggcatGCTTACCCGGTACGCGCGGACTCAATTTACGGACCCCAATATTAACGGTACTAATCATTCCGAAAAAGACAAACCATTTTACGAAGAAagcgaagaagatgacgagaaaggaaaacaaacggAATCGTTGGTGTTAGACCCAGATCATCGACTGCTTTTGCGAAACACGAAACCCTTGCTCCAGAGCAGAAACTCATCG GTTGTTATGGGTGTCGCCCAATTGTATCATCATTTGGCTCCTAGAGAAGATGTAGCCATAGTGACCAGGGCTTTAATACGCCTGCTGCGTTCACATCGTGAGGTTCAGACCGTCGTACTGAACTCAATTGCATCCATGTCAGTCAACCGAAAG GACATGTTTGAAccttttctgaaaaatttcttcgttagAAGCACCGATGCTACGCAAATCAAACTACTTAAATTGGAGATTTTGACTAATTTAGCAAACGAGTCAAACATTACTTTTATTCTCCGAGAGTTTCAGACTTATATTTCAAGTCAAGATAGAGATCTTGTTGCTGCTACTATTCAAGCCATCGGACG TTGTGCAGCTGGAATCAAAGAAGTAACCGACACATGCCTAAGTGGGCTTATCGCTTTGTTGTCGAATTCAGATG AATTGGTCGTTGCAGAGAGCGTTGTGGTCATTAAAAAACTGTTACAGACACACCAAGGCTCACACGGAGACATTGTCGGTCAAATGGCCCGACTTGTTAATAGAATAACTGTGCCCCAAGCTAGGGCAGCTATTCTATGGCTCGTAGGCGAACACTGCGAAAAGAAACGTGTGTCCAAAATGGCTCCCGATGTACTTCGTTTCATGGCACGGACTTTTGCAAATGAG CAAGATGTGGTGAAACTCCAGATTCTGAATTTAGCCGCCAAATTGTGCCTGTCAAATCCAAAACAAACCAAAGTTCTTTGTCAATACGTCTTCag TCTAGCAAAATATGACCAAAATTATGATATTCGAGACCGCACAAGGTTTCTTCGTCATCTTGTCTTCCCTTCAACTGAACAGGCGCTTCTTGCTAAATatgccaaaaaaatatttttggccTCAAAGCCGGCTCCTGTAATCGAGTCCGTATTCAAAG aTCGAGATGAATTTCAGTTGGGCTCTCTGTCTCACTACCTCAACAGCCGAGTTGTTGGATACATGGATCTACCAAATTTCCCTGCCGTTGCTCCTGATTCTAATGTTCGAAATGTTGAATCTCCCAGACCCGTCATTCCAGTTACCAG TTTGCGAGGAAATTCTGCATCAGCTCCTtccaaaggaaagaaaaaggaaacgttTTACTCGGAGAGTTCTTCAGAAGACGACGATGTGAAAGATGAATCTGGAAGCTCAGATTCAAAATCAGATTCTTCCTCTGAAATGGATTCGGATTCTGCAGAGAGTGATTCGGACGAATCCTCTAGCGAAGAAGATCCCGATGATTCTGTCGATATTTCCCAACAAAATATCGTACGGCTTTCACCATCTCTTTCTCCATCGCCTCCTGCTCAACGGTTGAGCCGTACACTCGTGATTGAATCTAGTTCGGAATCAGAGTACTCTTCGAACAGTTCCGATTCAGATTCCAATGACTCGGATAAAGTCGTAAAATCATCACGAATGCCACCACCCAAGTCGAATTTGGATTTACTCCTCGATTTAGATG TCTCAGATTCAGCTCCAGTTATGGCTTCTGTTTCTGGAATTCCGCTTGGAACCTTAGCGAGCACACCAATTACGGACTCTAGCGTTCAACCAGTTTCTGCTGCGTACATTTCCACCAGACCAACGGAAttag TCTCCAGCATTTCAAGTGGTTGcggtttacaaattttataTCGTTACACACGCTCCATCAATTTGTACTCACCTTCCATGGTTACCATCGAGCTTACCTTAGTGAACACTGGCAACGAGGAGTTAACGGAAGTAAAAATAACTAACAAA AATATGCCTGTTGGTATTTCCATGCATGAATTTACGACTTTGGCGTCCCTTCCGGTCGGTGCCACGAGACTTGTTACAGTTGGCATAGACTTTGGCGATTCAACTCAAAATGTCAGCTGTGATTTGGTAGCTAGCGGAAGACctatcaaaatcaattttagacCTTCTGTTGGTGAACTGATTCGTCCTGTTACGTGCACTGAAGGTGTTTTTATCAATGAACAAG GAAAACTCAAAGGGATGAATGAGCACAGCTTTTCAATTACCAACACATTGGAATTAGAAGATATGAAGAACATCTCAACTAAAATATTTCGCACGACTAATATGGCTTCCATAAATTCCAGCGATCCAAACACTTTAAG ATTCGCCGGACAAACGCTGTCATCCAAATCATTGGTTTTAGTCACAATCTTGGTTGGGGTCAATCCCAAATTGACTGTTTCTTGCGAGAAGATGATCATTGGGTCCATGCTTTTAGCTGAACTCAAGGAAGCgcttaaaaattga